The following proteins come from a genomic window of Nymphalis io chromosome 6, ilAglIoxx1.1, whole genome shotgun sequence:
- the LOC126769274 gene encoding aldehyde dehydrogenase, cytosolic 1-like isoform X3 → MIIRNSRRFVKLAVDYIKYNASLADKVHGKTMPIGGLFSYTVKQPVGVCGIILPWNVPLLVFAGKVASALAAGCTVIVKPAEQSPLTSLALAALLAEAGAPPGVVNVVPGYGETAGDALAHHLDVAMISFAGSLEVGKLIQQAAGANNLKRVALELGGKSPLVIMNDADLNIAVPFAALGVFTHQGQICIAASRLYVQSGVYNEFVKRAVEFAQSLTHGDPSDEDTQYGPQIDELLTTHILKCIDSGKLEGAKLLTGGKRINSTGFYIEPTVFADVTDEMTIAKEEIFGPVQSILKFETLEEVIDRANATNYGLAAGIFTTSLENAMQFSTHIEAGMVWVNTYLEFRPDVPFGGFKDSGIGRENGTDGVDIFLEVKTVTMALSKDF, encoded by the exons gtGGTTTGTTCTCCTACACCGTAAAGCAACCAGTGGGTgtatgtggcataattttgcCCTGGAACGTCCCTCTCTTAGTATTTGCCGGAAAAGTGGCAAGTGCTTTGGCAGcag gtTGTACAGTTATCGTAAAGCCTGCCGAACAGTCTCCTTTGACTTCGCTAGCATTGGCTGCACTACTCGCTGAAGCGGGAGCACCACCAGGTGTGGTAAATGTTGTGCCAGGCTATGGCGAGACCGCTGGTGATGCCCTCGCTCATCATCTAGATGTCGCAATGATTTCTTTCGCTGGCTCATTAGAA GTAGGAAAATTGATTCAACAGGCAGCTGGAGCAAACAACTTAAAGAGAGTTGCACTGGAGCTCGGCGGCAAGAGTCCACTTGTTATTATGAATGATGCAGATC TGAATATCGCTGTACCGTTTGCTGCATTGGGCGTCTTTACTCATCAAGGGCAAATTTGCATCGCTGCTTCACGTCTCTACGTTCAATCAGGCGTTTATAACGAATTTGTAAAAAGAGCCGTGGAATTTGCCCAGTCATTGACACACGGAGATCCCAGTGATGAGGACACACAGTACGGTCCacag ATTGATGAACTCTTGACGACGCATATCCTAAAATGTATAGATTCGGGTAAATTAGAAGGTGCAAAGTTACTGACTGGAGGCAAACGGATTAACAGCACAGGCTTTTACATCGAACCGACTGTGTTTGCTGACGTCACTGATGAAATGACTATAGCTAAGGAAGAG atttttggACCGGTGCAAAGTATCCTGAAGTTTGAAACTTTAGAGGAAGTAATAGATCGTGCGAACGCTACTAACTACGGGCTTGCAGCTGGCATATTTACAACTTCTTTAGAAAATGCTATGCAATTTAGTACACATATCGAGGCTGGAATGGTTTG GGTTAACACATATTTGGAGTTCAGGCCCGATGTCCCGTTCGGTGGATTTAAGGATTCTGGTATCGGAAGAGAAAA CGGCACGGATGGCGTCGACATTTTTTTGGAAGTTAAAACTGTAACGATGGCATTATCAAAAGACTTTTAA